A single genomic interval of Osmia lignaria lignaria isolate PbOS001 chromosome 9, iyOsmLign1, whole genome shotgun sequence harbors:
- the LOC117607900 gene encoding GTPase-activating Rap/Ran-GAP domain-like protein 3 isoform X3, translated as MSSLRRSTNQSTRDGASGRRHALTGTSSKSMRNVLHTTTAVPGSPLRHRTKYELRSISLEGTKVLPWTARSTNDTISRRGVLSRRYYGSVEMLPQIEQDGYDNGRRFRVENGDSPGEKEEMFGSPSTPILENPEYQTRWYFKYFLGKLHQNYIAADPERNCLFLSVVTNEVSDQSVPHYRVILWTKSGAQKISLPYSANKTITIRQILSNFFGLDKLDKAPREVFAPEIQKDLLLLEEQEGSVNFKFGIIYAKKGQTTDDEMLSNEKGSPDFDKFLEILGERIRLKNWDKYRGGLDVKGDMTGKESYYTVYAGHEVMYHVSTMLPYSKDNPQQLERKRHIGNDIVNIIYTDDPNAIDTFNPNCIRSQFTHVFAVVSTEDNGKGWRVAIFCDESVPLFGPSLPCPPVFEDPYTLREFLLVKLINGEKATFNTPTFAQKRERTLDALLRDMYQEHSQDSKSNSMLNRRALSDVVEAPGRRREETRAVEMVQVGQALKLEAIVRGLAPTSLATAGPLKPRPWEPRCIYPDFPHEIVCGDVWLDNRLILASENGTFLLEDSISHRLIFDESVQIKQLDVVEQHGILLFRTGDKGKESNVYVFRLKEFENNTGNRSAEVPNDREEDQDGEDNGEDEDAEDDGDESEDNDCDNFTRATAKFKPVIRRTRARVRPLAVRGRTHIKERKLPRTRGCNLYSITMPGGSHLRMCVVVGRRLTVLQWKHSAAWTAWCSAADTDTIDGFLFVKEFNVNETPSLVTIMENTNNEWTLCCGVRHHFELISSSGSTRVLHIEGTPKPHLVAALNLCEDEEPELLLCYNNTCHFQKIWEESTTPTEFDFNWNSVPAAIACAFPYIIAFTNDTMEIRLIINGNLVHTIAMPNLNLFTSKQDIFFSTTAPEFLPGKCERIRLDTKPADKEEPVSSPSPFTQSSSSSRTNLQNNHGEWKPIRIYQIPLQTLSRSTLSNCSQRRCPSPAEPEVVSAPPTSDKSFLSVEPHRALSRSCSSSPTPTPTNLIPPRIRK; from the exons GTCCACAAATGATACCATTTCCAGGCGAGGAGTTCTTTCCAGACGATATTATGGCAGCGTTGAAATG CTACCGCAGATAGAGCAAGACGGCTATGACAATGGGCGAAGATTTCGAGTTGAGAACGGAGATTCTCCTGGGGAGAAAGAGGAA ATGTTCGGATCACCGAGTACACCGATATTGGAAAACCCTGAGTACCAAACGCGTTGGTACTTCAAGTACTTCCTCGGCAAAC TACATCAAAACTATATAGCTGCTGATCCAGAAAGGAATTGTCTATTCTTGTCGGTGGTAACCAACGAAGTCAGCGATCAAAGTGTACCACATTACAGAGTGATTTTATGGACAAAATCA GGCGCACAAAAGATATCGCTGCCATATTCTGCGAACAAAACGATAACTATAAGACAGATCCTGAG TAATTTCTTTGGATTGGATAAGCTTGACAAAGCTCCTCGCGAGGTTTTTGCGCCGGAGATACAAAAA GATCTGTTGCTGTTGGAGGAACAAGAGGGTTCTGTGAATTTCAAATTTGGCATAATATATGCAAAGAAAGGGCAAACCACCGACGATGAGATGTTGTCTAACg AAAAGGGTAGCCCTGACTTCGACAAGTTCCTTGAGATCCTGGGCGAAAGGATACGATTGAAAAACTGGGACAAATATCGAGGTGGTTTGGACGTGAAAG GCGACATGACGGGAAAAGAAAGTTATTATACAGTGTACGCGGGGCATGAAGTTATGTACCATGTGAGCACGATGCTTCCTTACTCAAAGGACAATCCGCAACAGCTAGAGAGAAAGCGGCACATCGGCAACGACATCGTGAATATCATTTACACGGACGACCCTAACGCGATAGACACTTTCAACCCTAATTGCATCAGAAGTCAATTTACAC ATGTGTTTGCGGTGGTGTCAACCGAGGATAATGGCAAAGGATGGCGAGTAGCCATATTTTGCGACGAAAGTGTACCACTGTTTGGGCCCAGTCTACCCTGTCCGCCCGTCTTCGAGGATCCCTACACCCTGAGGGAGTTTCTTTTAGTGAAACTGATAAACGGAGAAAAAGCGACGTTCAACACTCCAACGTTCGCCCAAAAGAGGGAGAGAACATTGGACGCCCTGCTACGAGACATGTACCAGGAACATTCGCAGGATAGCAAAAGCAAC AGCATGTTAAACCGACGAGCACTGTCGGACGTGGTGGAGGCTCCAGGTCGACGTCGCGAGGAAACACGGGCCGTGGAGATGGTGCAGGTCGGCCAGGCTTTGAAGTTGGAAGCGATCGTTAGGGGTCTCGCGCCAACTTCTTTAGCCACAGCCGGACCTTTGAAGCCAAGACCGTGGGAGCCACGGTGCATCTACCCGGATTTTCCCCACGAAATCGTCTGCGGTGACGTTTGGTTAGACAACAGGCTGATCCTCGCCAGCGAGAATGGAACGTTTCTGCTCGAAG ACAGCATATCGCACAGATTAATCTTCGACGAGTCCGTGCAGATCAAGCAACTGGACGTGGTGGAGCAACACGGTATACTATTGTTTCGTACCGGGGACAAAGGGAAAGAGAGCAACGTTTACGTGTTTCGTTTGAAAGAGTTTGAGAACAACACCGGTAACAGATCTGCCGAAGTACCGAACGACCGTGAGGAGGATCAGGACGGCGAAGACAACGGCGAAGATGAGGATGCCGAGGATGACGGGGACGAGAGCGAGGACAATGATTGTGATAATTTTACAAGAGCCACAGCGAAATTCAAGCCCGTCATTCGTCGTACTCGCGCTCGTGTTCGTCCATTGGCTGTCAGAGGACGAACCcacataaaagaaagaaaactacCACGAACGAGAGGATGCAATTTATACAGTATTACCATGCCTGGTGGTTCCCATTTACGCATG TGTGTGGTAGTTGGGCGACGTTTGACGGTTCTACAGTGGAAACACAGTGCAGCATGGACTGCATGGTGTTCTGCAGCAGACACGGATACCATCGATGGTTTTCTATTTGTGAAGGAATTCAACGTGAACGAAACCCCTTCTTTAGTGACAATAATGGAGAATACGAATAATGAATGGACGCTATGCTGTGGCGTGCGACATCATTTTGAACTGATCTCATCTTCTGGAAGCACAAGAGTCCTTCACATCGAAGGAACACCAAAGCCTCATCTAGTGGCTGCCTTAAATCTCTGTGAAGACGAGGAACCTGAACTACTGCTTTGTTATAATA ACACCTGCCACTTTCAAAAGATATGGGAGGAGAGTACCACACCAACGGAATTCGATTTCAACTGGAATTCTGTACCGGCAGCAATAG CTTGTGCCTTTCCTTATATAATTGCCTTCACTAACGATACCATGGAGATACGGTTAATCATCAATGGAAACCTGGTGCATACGATCGCAATGCCCAATTTGAATCTGTTCACATCCAAACAAGATATCTTCTTCTCGACGACAGCCCCGGAATTTCTACCAGGCAAATGCGAAAGAATCCGGCTGGACACAAAGCCTGCGGACAAAGAAGAACCGGTTTCCAGTCCATCTCCTTTCACACAATCTTCGTCATCGTCCCGAACTAATCTGCAAA ACAATCATGGTGAATGGAAACCAATAAGAATCTATCAAATACCGCTGCAAACATTGTCCAGAAGCACTCTGTCGAATTGTTCGCAAAGACGGTGTCCCAGTCCGGCCGAACCGGAAGTCGTCTCTGCTCCACCAACCAGCGACAAGAGTTTCCTAAGCGTCGAACCTCATCGGGCATTGAGTAGATCCTGCAGTAGCAGTCCAACGCCAACACCGACGAACCTGATACCACCACgaatcagaaaataa
- the LOC117607900 gene encoding GTPase-activating Rap/Ran-GAP domain-like protein 3 isoform X1, whose protein sequence is MMCLDIKLVSRLRGVSSTSSATNVSATTPSSATSTSSTTAFLEKCKRGKGRRESTGDASSVTESDSEEETLPIGPEMIRRNRSRSVCVSALSSMHQGHLRRRASHHVSTNDTISRRGVLSRRYYGSVEMLPQIEQDGYDNGRRFRVENGDSPGEKEEMFGSPSTPILENPEYQTRWYFKYFLGKLHQNYIAADPERNCLFLSVVTNEVSDQSVPHYRVILWTKSGAQKISLPYSANKTITIRQILSNFFGLDKLDKAPREVFAPEIQKDLLLLEEQEGSVNFKFGIIYAKKGQTTDDEMLSNEKGSPDFDKFLEILGERIRLKNWDKYRGGLDVKGDMTGKESYYTVYAGHEVMYHVSTMLPYSKDNPQQLERKRHIGNDIVNIIYTDDPNAIDTFNPNCIRSQFTHVFAVVSTEDNGKGWRVAIFCDESVPLFGPSLPCPPVFEDPYTLREFLLVKLINGEKATFNTPTFAQKRERTLDALLRDMYQEHSQDSKSNSMLNRRALSDVVEAPGRRREETRAVEMVQVGQALKLEAIVRGLAPTSLATAGPLKPRPWEPRCIYPDFPHEIVCGDVWLDNRLILASENGTFLLEDSISHRLIFDESVQIKQLDVVEQHGILLFRTGDKGKESNVYVFRLKEFENNTGNRSAEVPNDREEDQDGEDNGEDEDAEDDGDESEDNDCDNFTRATAKFKPVIRRTRARVRPLAVRGRTHIKERKLPRTRGCNLYSITMPGGSHLRMCVVVGRRLTVLQWKHSAAWTAWCSAADTDTIDGFLFVKEFNVNETPSLVTIMENTNNEWTLCCGVRHHFELISSSGSTRVLHIEGTPKPHLVAALNLCEDEEPELLLCYNNTCHFQKIWEESTTPTEFDFNWNSVPAAIACAFPYIIAFTNDTMEIRLIINGNLVHTIAMPNLNLFTSKQDIFFSTTAPEFLPGKCERIRLDTKPADKEEPVSSPSPFTQSSSSSRTNLQNNHGEWKPIRIYQIPLQTLSRSTLSNCSQRRCPSPAEPEVVSAPPTSDKSFLSVEPHRALSRSCSSSPTPTPTNLIPPRIRK, encoded by the exons ATGATGTGCTTGGACATAAAGTTAGTCTCGCGTTTACGAGGAGTCTCGTCGACGAGTAGCGCGACGAACGTTTCGGCGACGACCCCCTCGTCGGCAACCTCGACCTCGTCGACGACCGCTTTTCTGGAGAAGTGCAAACGTGgcaaaggaagaagagaaagcaCCGGAGACGCGAGCTCGGTGACCGAGAGCGACAGCGAAGAGGAAACGTTGCCGATCGGTCCTGAGATGATTCGTCGGAACAGATCAAGATCGGTTTGCGTGTCTGCATTGTCGTCTATGCACCAGGGGCATCTGCGTCGACGAGCCAGCCACCATGT GTCCACAAATGATACCATTTCCAGGCGAGGAGTTCTTTCCAGACGATATTATGGCAGCGTTGAAATG CTACCGCAGATAGAGCAAGACGGCTATGACAATGGGCGAAGATTTCGAGTTGAGAACGGAGATTCTCCTGGGGAGAAAGAGGAA ATGTTCGGATCACCGAGTACACCGATATTGGAAAACCCTGAGTACCAAACGCGTTGGTACTTCAAGTACTTCCTCGGCAAAC TACATCAAAACTATATAGCTGCTGATCCAGAAAGGAATTGTCTATTCTTGTCGGTGGTAACCAACGAAGTCAGCGATCAAAGTGTACCACATTACAGAGTGATTTTATGGACAAAATCA GGCGCACAAAAGATATCGCTGCCATATTCTGCGAACAAAACGATAACTATAAGACAGATCCTGAG TAATTTCTTTGGATTGGATAAGCTTGACAAAGCTCCTCGCGAGGTTTTTGCGCCGGAGATACAAAAA GATCTGTTGCTGTTGGAGGAACAAGAGGGTTCTGTGAATTTCAAATTTGGCATAATATATGCAAAGAAAGGGCAAACCACCGACGATGAGATGTTGTCTAACg AAAAGGGTAGCCCTGACTTCGACAAGTTCCTTGAGATCCTGGGCGAAAGGATACGATTGAAAAACTGGGACAAATATCGAGGTGGTTTGGACGTGAAAG GCGACATGACGGGAAAAGAAAGTTATTATACAGTGTACGCGGGGCATGAAGTTATGTACCATGTGAGCACGATGCTTCCTTACTCAAAGGACAATCCGCAACAGCTAGAGAGAAAGCGGCACATCGGCAACGACATCGTGAATATCATTTACACGGACGACCCTAACGCGATAGACACTTTCAACCCTAATTGCATCAGAAGTCAATTTACAC ATGTGTTTGCGGTGGTGTCAACCGAGGATAATGGCAAAGGATGGCGAGTAGCCATATTTTGCGACGAAAGTGTACCACTGTTTGGGCCCAGTCTACCCTGTCCGCCCGTCTTCGAGGATCCCTACACCCTGAGGGAGTTTCTTTTAGTGAAACTGATAAACGGAGAAAAAGCGACGTTCAACACTCCAACGTTCGCCCAAAAGAGGGAGAGAACATTGGACGCCCTGCTACGAGACATGTACCAGGAACATTCGCAGGATAGCAAAAGCAAC AGCATGTTAAACCGACGAGCACTGTCGGACGTGGTGGAGGCTCCAGGTCGACGTCGCGAGGAAACACGGGCCGTGGAGATGGTGCAGGTCGGCCAGGCTTTGAAGTTGGAAGCGATCGTTAGGGGTCTCGCGCCAACTTCTTTAGCCACAGCCGGACCTTTGAAGCCAAGACCGTGGGAGCCACGGTGCATCTACCCGGATTTTCCCCACGAAATCGTCTGCGGTGACGTTTGGTTAGACAACAGGCTGATCCTCGCCAGCGAGAATGGAACGTTTCTGCTCGAAG ACAGCATATCGCACAGATTAATCTTCGACGAGTCCGTGCAGATCAAGCAACTGGACGTGGTGGAGCAACACGGTATACTATTGTTTCGTACCGGGGACAAAGGGAAAGAGAGCAACGTTTACGTGTTTCGTTTGAAAGAGTTTGAGAACAACACCGGTAACAGATCTGCCGAAGTACCGAACGACCGTGAGGAGGATCAGGACGGCGAAGACAACGGCGAAGATGAGGATGCCGAGGATGACGGGGACGAGAGCGAGGACAATGATTGTGATAATTTTACAAGAGCCACAGCGAAATTCAAGCCCGTCATTCGTCGTACTCGCGCTCGTGTTCGTCCATTGGCTGTCAGAGGACGAACCcacataaaagaaagaaaactacCACGAACGAGAGGATGCAATTTATACAGTATTACCATGCCTGGTGGTTCCCATTTACGCATG TGTGTGGTAGTTGGGCGACGTTTGACGGTTCTACAGTGGAAACACAGTGCAGCATGGACTGCATGGTGTTCTGCAGCAGACACGGATACCATCGATGGTTTTCTATTTGTGAAGGAATTCAACGTGAACGAAACCCCTTCTTTAGTGACAATAATGGAGAATACGAATAATGAATGGACGCTATGCTGTGGCGTGCGACATCATTTTGAACTGATCTCATCTTCTGGAAGCACAAGAGTCCTTCACATCGAAGGAACACCAAAGCCTCATCTAGTGGCTGCCTTAAATCTCTGTGAAGACGAGGAACCTGAACTACTGCTTTGTTATAATA ACACCTGCCACTTTCAAAAGATATGGGAGGAGAGTACCACACCAACGGAATTCGATTTCAACTGGAATTCTGTACCGGCAGCAATAG CTTGTGCCTTTCCTTATATAATTGCCTTCACTAACGATACCATGGAGATACGGTTAATCATCAATGGAAACCTGGTGCATACGATCGCAATGCCCAATTTGAATCTGTTCACATCCAAACAAGATATCTTCTTCTCGACGACAGCCCCGGAATTTCTACCAGGCAAATGCGAAAGAATCCGGCTGGACACAAAGCCTGCGGACAAAGAAGAACCGGTTTCCAGTCCATCTCCTTTCACACAATCTTCGTCATCGTCCCGAACTAATCTGCAAA ACAATCATGGTGAATGGAAACCAATAAGAATCTATCAAATACCGCTGCAAACATTGTCCAGAAGCACTCTGTCGAATTGTTCGCAAAGACGGTGTCCCAGTCCGGCCGAACCGGAAGTCGTCTCTGCTCCACCAACCAGCGACAAGAGTTTCCTAAGCGTCGAACCTCATCGGGCATTGAGTAGATCCTGCAGTAGCAGTCCAACGCCAACACCGACGAACCTGATACCACCACgaatcagaaaataa
- the LOC117607900 gene encoding GTPase-activating Rap/Ran-GAP domain-like protein 3 isoform X2 has product MMCLDIKLVSRLRGVSSTSSATNVSATTPSSATSTSSTTAFLEKCKRGKGRRESTGDASSVTESDSEEETLPIGPEMIRRNRSRSVCVSALSSMHQGHLRRRASHHVSTNDTISRRGVLSRRYYGSVEMLPQIEQDGYDNGRRFRVENGDSPGEKEEMFGSPSTPILENPEYQTRWYFKYFLGKLHQNYIAADPERNCLFLSVVTNEVSDQSVPHYRVILWTKSGAQKISLPYSANKTITIRQILSNFFGLDKLDKAPREVFAPEIQKDLLLLEEQEGSVNFKFGIIYAKKGQTTDDEMLSNEKGSPDFDKFLEILGERIRLKNWDKYRGGLDVKGDMTGKESYYTVYAGHEVMYHVSTMLPYSKDNPQQLERKRHIGNDIVNIIYTDDPNAIDTFNPNCIRSQFTHVFAVVSTEDNGKGWRVAIFCDESVPLFGPSLPCPPVFEDPYTLREFLLVKLINGEKATFNTPTFAQKRERTLDALLRDMYQEHSQDSKSNAPGRRREETRAVEMVQVGQALKLEAIVRGLAPTSLATAGPLKPRPWEPRCIYPDFPHEIVCGDVWLDNRLILASENGTFLLEDSISHRLIFDESVQIKQLDVVEQHGILLFRTGDKGKESNVYVFRLKEFENNTGNRSAEVPNDREEDQDGEDNGEDEDAEDDGDESEDNDCDNFTRATAKFKPVIRRTRARVRPLAVRGRTHIKERKLPRTRGCNLYSITMPGGSHLRMCVVVGRRLTVLQWKHSAAWTAWCSAADTDTIDGFLFVKEFNVNETPSLVTIMENTNNEWTLCCGVRHHFELISSSGSTRVLHIEGTPKPHLVAALNLCEDEEPELLLCYNNTCHFQKIWEESTTPTEFDFNWNSVPAAIACAFPYIIAFTNDTMEIRLIINGNLVHTIAMPNLNLFTSKQDIFFSTTAPEFLPGKCERIRLDTKPADKEEPVSSPSPFTQSSSSSRTNLQNNHGEWKPIRIYQIPLQTLSRSTLSNCSQRRCPSPAEPEVVSAPPTSDKSFLSVEPHRALSRSCSSSPTPTPTNLIPPRIRK; this is encoded by the exons ATGATGTGCTTGGACATAAAGTTAGTCTCGCGTTTACGAGGAGTCTCGTCGACGAGTAGCGCGACGAACGTTTCGGCGACGACCCCCTCGTCGGCAACCTCGACCTCGTCGACGACCGCTTTTCTGGAGAAGTGCAAACGTGgcaaaggaagaagagaaagcaCCGGAGACGCGAGCTCGGTGACCGAGAGCGACAGCGAAGAGGAAACGTTGCCGATCGGTCCTGAGATGATTCGTCGGAACAGATCAAGATCGGTTTGCGTGTCTGCATTGTCGTCTATGCACCAGGGGCATCTGCGTCGACGAGCCAGCCACCATGT GTCCACAAATGATACCATTTCCAGGCGAGGAGTTCTTTCCAGACGATATTATGGCAGCGTTGAAATG CTACCGCAGATAGAGCAAGACGGCTATGACAATGGGCGAAGATTTCGAGTTGAGAACGGAGATTCTCCTGGGGAGAAAGAGGAA ATGTTCGGATCACCGAGTACACCGATATTGGAAAACCCTGAGTACCAAACGCGTTGGTACTTCAAGTACTTCCTCGGCAAAC TACATCAAAACTATATAGCTGCTGATCCAGAAAGGAATTGTCTATTCTTGTCGGTGGTAACCAACGAAGTCAGCGATCAAAGTGTACCACATTACAGAGTGATTTTATGGACAAAATCA GGCGCACAAAAGATATCGCTGCCATATTCTGCGAACAAAACGATAACTATAAGACAGATCCTGAG TAATTTCTTTGGATTGGATAAGCTTGACAAAGCTCCTCGCGAGGTTTTTGCGCCGGAGATACAAAAA GATCTGTTGCTGTTGGAGGAACAAGAGGGTTCTGTGAATTTCAAATTTGGCATAATATATGCAAAGAAAGGGCAAACCACCGACGATGAGATGTTGTCTAACg AAAAGGGTAGCCCTGACTTCGACAAGTTCCTTGAGATCCTGGGCGAAAGGATACGATTGAAAAACTGGGACAAATATCGAGGTGGTTTGGACGTGAAAG GCGACATGACGGGAAAAGAAAGTTATTATACAGTGTACGCGGGGCATGAAGTTATGTACCATGTGAGCACGATGCTTCCTTACTCAAAGGACAATCCGCAACAGCTAGAGAGAAAGCGGCACATCGGCAACGACATCGTGAATATCATTTACACGGACGACCCTAACGCGATAGACACTTTCAACCCTAATTGCATCAGAAGTCAATTTACAC ATGTGTTTGCGGTGGTGTCAACCGAGGATAATGGCAAAGGATGGCGAGTAGCCATATTTTGCGACGAAAGTGTACCACTGTTTGGGCCCAGTCTACCCTGTCCGCCCGTCTTCGAGGATCCCTACACCCTGAGGGAGTTTCTTTTAGTGAAACTGATAAACGGAGAAAAAGCGACGTTCAACACTCCAACGTTCGCCCAAAAGAGGGAGAGAACATTGGACGCCCTGCTACGAGACATGTACCAGGAACATTCGCAGGATAGCAAAAGCAAC GCTCCAGGTCGACGTCGCGAGGAAACACGGGCCGTGGAGATGGTGCAGGTCGGCCAGGCTTTGAAGTTGGAAGCGATCGTTAGGGGTCTCGCGCCAACTTCTTTAGCCACAGCCGGACCTTTGAAGCCAAGACCGTGGGAGCCACGGTGCATCTACCCGGATTTTCCCCACGAAATCGTCTGCGGTGACGTTTGGTTAGACAACAGGCTGATCCTCGCCAGCGAGAATGGAACGTTTCTGCTCGAAG ACAGCATATCGCACAGATTAATCTTCGACGAGTCCGTGCAGATCAAGCAACTGGACGTGGTGGAGCAACACGGTATACTATTGTTTCGTACCGGGGACAAAGGGAAAGAGAGCAACGTTTACGTGTTTCGTTTGAAAGAGTTTGAGAACAACACCGGTAACAGATCTGCCGAAGTACCGAACGACCGTGAGGAGGATCAGGACGGCGAAGACAACGGCGAAGATGAGGATGCCGAGGATGACGGGGACGAGAGCGAGGACAATGATTGTGATAATTTTACAAGAGCCACAGCGAAATTCAAGCCCGTCATTCGTCGTACTCGCGCTCGTGTTCGTCCATTGGCTGTCAGAGGACGAACCcacataaaagaaagaaaactacCACGAACGAGAGGATGCAATTTATACAGTATTACCATGCCTGGTGGTTCCCATTTACGCATG TGTGTGGTAGTTGGGCGACGTTTGACGGTTCTACAGTGGAAACACAGTGCAGCATGGACTGCATGGTGTTCTGCAGCAGACACGGATACCATCGATGGTTTTCTATTTGTGAAGGAATTCAACGTGAACGAAACCCCTTCTTTAGTGACAATAATGGAGAATACGAATAATGAATGGACGCTATGCTGTGGCGTGCGACATCATTTTGAACTGATCTCATCTTCTGGAAGCACAAGAGTCCTTCACATCGAAGGAACACCAAAGCCTCATCTAGTGGCTGCCTTAAATCTCTGTGAAGACGAGGAACCTGAACTACTGCTTTGTTATAATA ACACCTGCCACTTTCAAAAGATATGGGAGGAGAGTACCACACCAACGGAATTCGATTTCAACTGGAATTCTGTACCGGCAGCAATAG CTTGTGCCTTTCCTTATATAATTGCCTTCACTAACGATACCATGGAGATACGGTTAATCATCAATGGAAACCTGGTGCATACGATCGCAATGCCCAATTTGAATCTGTTCACATCCAAACAAGATATCTTCTTCTCGACGACAGCCCCGGAATTTCTACCAGGCAAATGCGAAAGAATCCGGCTGGACACAAAGCCTGCGGACAAAGAAGAACCGGTTTCCAGTCCATCTCCTTTCACACAATCTTCGTCATCGTCCCGAACTAATCTGCAAA ACAATCATGGTGAATGGAAACCAATAAGAATCTATCAAATACCGCTGCAAACATTGTCCAGAAGCACTCTGTCGAATTGTTCGCAAAGACGGTGTCCCAGTCCGGCCGAACCGGAAGTCGTCTCTGCTCCACCAACCAGCGACAAGAGTTTCCTAAGCGTCGAACCTCATCGGGCATTGAGTAGATCCTGCAGTAGCAGTCCAACGCCAACACCGACGAACCTGATACCACCACgaatcagaaaataa